In the genome of Massilibacillus massiliensis, one region contains:
- a CDS encoding ABC transporter substrate-binding protein, with translation MRNFYIVCCVVGLFLFTGCMKEDAVDIAKSAPGYPVVIDNYDSEGRVVRYNYQRPPQRVLSTYPGATELLLTLGLDDHIMTTVAAYGAPPDSIADRYQALSILQAAFIPSQEEIFAMQPDFIIGWAHNFSAAEMGEVHNWQERQIGTYIVPGTLQHTQPTIENSVYPFIVDIGKIFDIEERAQAYIVECQSEVNLLQEKIGMAEERKKVIVLQEHGESTYSLYGRQYMIDDIVQKAGGENLVEHQTSFVGPERVLGYEPEYVIYVSYSVEPGKNLSDAEVKARLQANPDFQSMKAVRDGKIINVPFSDVNNCNGRVIDAMKKIARGLYPDHNL, from the coding sequence CCCGGTTATCCCGTTGTGATAGACAATTATGATAGTGAAGGCAGAGTTGTTCGTTACAACTATCAAAGACCTCCGCAAAGAGTTTTAAGTACGTATCCTGGCGCGACAGAATTACTGCTTACGCTGGGGTTAGACGACCATATTATGACGACTGTAGCAGCGTATGGCGCACCGCCGGATTCTATAGCGGATCGTTATCAGGCATTATCCATTTTACAGGCAGCTTTTATTCCTTCGCAAGAAGAAATTTTTGCGATGCAGCCAGATTTTATTATTGGCTGGGCGCACAACTTTAGTGCAGCGGAAATGGGTGAAGTACATAATTGGCAGGAACGACAGATTGGTACGTATATTGTCCCAGGTACCTTACAACATACGCAACCAACAATTGAGAATTCGGTGTATCCGTTTATTGTAGATATCGGAAAGATATTTGATATTGAAGAGCGAGCGCAAGCTTATATTGTAGAATGTCAGAGCGAGGTTAACCTATTACAAGAAAAAATTGGAATGGCAGAAGAACGAAAAAAAGTCATCGTCTTGCAAGAACATGGGGAAAGTACCTATTCTCTGTATGGAAGGCAGTATATGATTGATGATATTGTGCAAAAGGCCGGTGGAGAAAATTTAGTTGAGCACCAAACCTCCTTTGTTGGACCTGAGCGCGTATTAGGGTATGAGCCAGAGTATGTAATCTATGTTTCTTATAGTGTAGAACCGGGAAAAAATCTCAGCGATGCAGAGGTTAAGGCGCGACTGCAAGCCAATCCTGATTTTCAATCGATGAAAGCCGTAAGGGATGGTAAGATCATTAATGTTCCATTTAGTGATGTGAATAACTGTAACGGGCGTGTCATCGATGCAATGAAAAAAATCGCCAGAGGTTTGTATCCTGATCATAATTTATAA
- a CDS encoding TonB-dependent receptor plug domain-containing protein translates to MKNRKQTILAGIICSALSIGMLHSVAYAEDTEEFTFDEYVVTANRLKVKANEVAADVTVINQETLEKGNYSTVSDALRDNNINVSVSGFAAYPVLNGDSRVVVLVNGRKMNWSHLTVSGDDNATNIDGLPIKNIERIEIVRGPNTALYGSDAVAGVINIITKKPKEGQTTTVTTEAGSWGAWRTAMTTEGGDQDLRYSVTYDKQKRDNFDYKTPSGKKNEFPDSNYNRDFASLRLDKSIGADTLSFELERSHQNDGFGINLKDPEAGTVYGPGMKIKTTNLNMALTYTWDDNDTATAGDFVRVYRNNQKDDSPFAGAAYEHDLTNWGVQTQKTWQLNENNSLVGGIEYLDEKIDEENDGVGFKRDANTKSLYLEDHWKFEDGWSMNLGSRYEKHSDFGGDVTSHISFNKAISDKTNAYLSWGQAVNNPTLKQRYANSLYMIGNPKLKQEKSNTITLGVNSQLDEKTNVQASIYQSKIKNALEWAWHDDIQKTIYDNITSEKRRGLELNATRKLSDQWSVNAGYSYAKIEKTDKVTGIYEDYIYNSRPNGYQLGVSYKQDKWDGRVTAQQVTGRSAVAYTDKSYVTLDLNLNYHFNDDLKAYIKGYNLTDQGYEIISSSSGKGAYAMPGRYFMFGVEAKL, encoded by the coding sequence ATGAAAAACAGAAAACAAACAATACTAGCAGGCATAATTTGTAGTGCATTATCAATCGGGATGCTTCATTCTGTTGCATATGCAGAAGACACAGAGGAATTTACTTTTGATGAATATGTTGTTACGGCAAATCGTTTGAAAGTAAAAGCAAACGAAGTTGCTGCCGATGTGACTGTTATCAATCAAGAAACTTTAGAAAAAGGAAATTATAGTACGGTATCAGATGCTTTGCGTGATAATAATATCAATGTAAGTGTGAGTGGTTTTGCCGCTTATCCTGTGCTGAATGGTGATAGTCGTGTCGTGGTATTGGTCAATGGCCGTAAAATGAATTGGTCACATTTAACGGTTTCTGGTGATGACAATGCGACAAATATTGATGGCTTACCGATAAAAAATATTGAACGTATTGAGATTGTACGCGGTCCAAATACGGCACTGTATGGCAGTGATGCCGTTGCCGGTGTTATCAATATCATTACCAAGAAACCTAAAGAAGGTCAAACGACCACCGTAACGACAGAAGCTGGCTCATGGGGCGCATGGCGGACAGCGATGACAACAGAAGGCGGCGATCAAGATTTACGTTATAGCGTGACCTATGATAAACAAAAACGCGATAATTTTGATTATAAAACACCAAGTGGAAAGAAAAACGAGTTTCCTGACAGCAATTATAATAGAGATTTTGCAAGCTTACGCTTAGATAAGTCAATAGGGGCTGATACGTTATCTTTTGAGTTAGAACGTTCGCATCAAAATGATGGATTTGGTATTAATTTAAAAGATCCAGAGGCCGGAACTGTGTATGGTCCCGGTATGAAAATCAAAACGACGAATTTAAATATGGCGTTGACCTATACTTGGGATGATAATGATACAGCGACTGCCGGCGATTTCGTCAGAGTATATCGTAACAACCAGAAAGACGATTCTCCGTTTGCTGGAGCAGCGTATGAACATGATTTGACCAATTGGGGGGTACAAACGCAAAAGACTTGGCAATTAAACGAGAATAATTCCTTGGTAGGAGGCATTGAATATCTTGATGAAAAAATCGATGAAGAGAATGATGGTGTAGGTTTTAAGCGGGATGCTAATACGAAATCTCTTTATTTAGAAGATCATTGGAAATTTGAAGACGGCTGGTCGATGAATTTAGGTTCGCGTTATGAAAAACATAGTGATTTTGGTGGCGATGTGACATCCCATATATCGTTCAATAAAGCAATTTCGGATAAGACAAATGCATATCTGTCTTGGGGACAAGCGGTAAATAATCCGACATTAAAACAACGTTATGCAAATTCCCTATATATGATTGGCAATCCGAAGTTGAAACAAGAAAAGTCCAACACAATTACACTTGGGGTAAATTCGCAGTTGGATGAAAAAACCAATGTTCAGGCGAGTATTTATCAAAGTAAAATTAAGAATGCTTTGGAATGGGCGTGGCATGATGATATTCAGAAAACTATTTATGACAATATCACCAGTGAAAAACGACGTGGTCTTGAGCTAAATGCAACACGTAAATTATCTGATCAATGGAGCGTCAATGCCGGATATTCTTACGCAAAAATTGAAAAAACAGATAAAGTGACTGGGATTTATGAAGATTATATCTATAATAGCCGTCCAAATGGTTATCAACTTGGGGTATCTTACAAGCAAGATAAATGGGATGGTCGAGTAACTGCACAACAAGTAACTGGACGTAGTGCAGTTGCTTATACAGACAAATCTTATGTAACATTGGACTTGAATCTGAATTATCACTTCAATGATGATTTAAAAGCATATATCAAAGGGTATAACCTTACCGATCAAGGGTATGAAATCATAAGTTCATCATCAGGAAAAGGTGCTTACGCAATGCCGGGTCGTTACTTCATGTTTGGGGTAGAAGCAAAATTATAG
- a CDS encoding FecCD family ABC transporter permease, translating to MLALIASILLAVCFGSVKIEVVDVFQIILHKTFGMPIEGLSMAQTDIIWQLRLPRILMAAFVGAGLAMCGTVMQASVQNPLAEPYILGIASGASLGAVFSIMLGGSKLLLGLGITIWAFVGAILATIAVMFLAGIGGRMSTMKMVLAGAVISALFGAAANFLIYIANNAEGMRNVAFWTMGSLAGAKWDTLGLPAIGVSIAAIFFLLRYRKLNVLLLGEEAAITLGINIIRERRIYMVITAILTGLIVANCGIFGFVGLVIPHAVRSIVGADHRRLMPGVLLVGAIFLIWADVLSRVLLKSGDLPIGIITALIGAPFFMWLLFRRSFNFGGN from the coding sequence ATGCTTGCTCTCATTGCATCAATATTGCTGGCGGTTTGCTTTGGATCAGTGAAGATTGAGGTAGTAGACGTTTTTCAAATTATTTTACATAAGACATTCGGGATGCCGATTGAGGGGCTTTCAATGGCACAGACGGATATTATTTGGCAGCTGCGTCTGCCGAGAATTTTAATGGCGGCATTTGTCGGTGCTGGTCTTGCAATGTGTGGAACGGTTATGCAGGCTTCAGTACAAAATCCTTTAGCTGAACCGTATATTTTAGGGATTGCTTCAGGTGCATCACTTGGAGCTGTTTTTTCTATCATGTTAGGTGGATCTAAGCTATTACTGGGGTTAGGAATAACGATATGGGCTTTTGTTGGTGCAATTTTGGCAACAATTGCAGTGATGTTTTTAGCAGGAATAGGCGGGCGAATGTCAACGATGAAAATGGTATTGGCTGGAGCAGTTATCAGTGCTTTGTTTGGTGCGGCAGCCAATTTTTTGATTTATATAGCGAATAATGCAGAAGGTATGCGGAATGTTGCGTTTTGGACAATGGGGTCTTTGGCAGGTGCGAAATGGGATACCTTGGGACTTCCAGCGATTGGCGTCAGCATAGCGGCTATTTTTTTCCTTTTGCGATATCGAAAGCTAAATGTTCTTTTGTTGGGAGAAGAAGCAGCGATTACTTTAGGAATCAATATTATAAGAGAGCGTCGAATTTATATGGTAATCACAGCAATTTTAACTGGACTTATTGTTGCAAATTGCGGAATTTTCGGCTTTGTTGGGTTGGTCATACCCCATGCAGTCCGTTCCATCGTCGGTGCAGATCATCGTCGTCTTATGCCGGGGGTTTTATTGGTTGGAGCAATTTTTTTGATATGGGCGGATGTTTTATCGAGAGTTTTACTAAAGAGTGGAGATCTACCGATTGGTATTATTACTGCGTTAATTGGTGCGCCATTTTTTATGTGGCTTTTATTTAGACGTTCGTTTAATTTTGGTGGGAATTAG
- a CDS encoding ABC transporter ATP-binding protein, whose protein sequence is MDLTLQDVEVTIAKKKIIKSISLAVDKGAFVGIIGPNGSGKSTLLKAVYRVLKPSNGTILFGGEDMKHIPLHTSAKQLGVVGQFNTVNFDFSVMEMVLMGRTPHKKFFHADTQEDYKIALQALEQVGMQEAADRQFVTLSGGEKQRIVLARALVQQPQFLVLDEPTNHLDIKYQLQLLSIVKSLGIGTLAALHDLNLAAMYCTKLYVLKNGCLIADGTPQEVLTKERIRDIYEIDCDVNLDTHTGFLSIVYHPFVPSTCKRCNDAG, encoded by the coding sequence ATGGATTTGACGTTACAGGATGTAGAGGTGACAATTGCAAAGAAAAAAATTATTAAGAGTATTTCACTAGCGGTTGATAAAGGCGCGTTTGTAGGGATTATTGGTCCAAATGGCAGTGGTAAATCAACTTTATTAAAAGCTGTATATCGTGTATTAAAGCCAAGCAACGGAACAATTTTATTTGGCGGAGAGGATATGAAACATATTCCGTTACATACTTCAGCAAAGCAGTTGGGTGTTGTTGGGCAGTTTAATACGGTAAATTTTGATTTTTCCGTGATGGAAATGGTGCTTATGGGACGGACACCGCATAAAAAGTTTTTTCATGCCGATACACAAGAAGATTATAAGATCGCATTGCAAGCTTTGGAGCAAGTTGGTATGCAAGAGGCGGCGGATCGCCAATTTGTCACTCTGTCTGGTGGCGAAAAGCAAAGAATCGTTTTAGCACGCGCTTTAGTGCAGCAACCCCAATTTTTGGTACTGGATGAACCGACTAATCACTTAGATATTAAATATCAATTACAGCTCTTATCTATTGTAAAATCCTTAGGGATTGGTACGCTGGCAGCTTTACATGATTTGAATTTGGCAGCGATGTATTGCACGAAACTCTATGTGTTGAAAAATGGCTGCCTCATTGCGGATGGAACGCCACAAGAAGTGCTGACCAAAGAAAGAATTCGTGATATTTATGAAATTGACTGTGATGTCAATCTAGATACACATACAGGTTTTCTTTCCATTGTGTACCACCCTTTCGTGCCATCAACTTGTAAGAGGTGTAATGATGCAGGTTAA
- a CDS encoding ABC transporter substrate-binding protein: protein MMQVKRRVYFMVLCIAVLLLHTGCTKETVGASEQSAPGYPITISNYDSEGREVHYTYHRPPQKVLSTYPGATELLLTLGLDENIMATVAPYGAPPAELAERYDTLSILKAAFIPSQEEIFAMQPDFIIGWAHNFSAGEMGEVHNWQERRIGTYIVPGTLKQTQPTIENSVYPFIEDIGKIFGIEKRAQDYIAACRSQVASIQQEIGTVEERKKVIILQEHGKSTYSLYGNRYIIDDIVQKAGGANLVKEQTSFVGPERVLGFDPDYVIYVSSSLEPRKNLSDAEVKEKLQSNPDFQSMKAVGEGRIINVPFNDVNNCNGRVIDAMKKIAQGLYPDKNL from the coding sequence ATGATGCAGGTTAAGAGAAGGGTTTATTTTATGGTACTTTGTATTGCCGTTTTACTTTTGCATACAGGATGTACCAAAGAAACTGTCGGAGCTTCAGAGCAGAGTGCTCCCGGATATCCAATTACGATAAGTAATTATGATAGTGAAGGCAGAGAAGTGCATTATACTTATCATAGACCGCCACAAAAAGTTCTGAGTACATATCCTGGGGCGACAGAATTATTGCTAACCCTGGGATTAGATGAAAATATCATGGCAACAGTTGCACCTTATGGTGCGCCACCGGCGGAATTGGCTGAACGTTATGATACATTATCTATTTTAAAAGCCGCTTTTATTCCTTCACAGGAGGAAATTTTTGCGATGCAGCCAGATTTTATTATCGGTTGGGCACATAATTTTAGCGCCGGTGAAATGGGCGAAGTACATAATTGGCAGGAACGTCGCATTGGTACGTATATTGTTCCGGGAACATTAAAACAGACACAACCGACGATCGAGAATTCAGTTTATCCATTCATTGAAGATATCGGAAAAATATTTGGTATTGAAAAACGAGCGCAAGATTACATCGCTGCCTGCCGCAGTCAAGTGGCTAGCATACAGCAAGAGATCGGCACTGTGGAAGAACGCAAGAAAGTTATCATATTGCAAGAGCACGGAAAGAGTACATATTCCTTATATGGAAATCGTTATATCATTGATGATATTGTGCAAAAAGCCGGTGGTGCAAATCTAGTTAAAGAGCAAACATCGTTTGTTGGACCGGAACGTGTTTTAGGGTTTGATCCAGATTATGTAATCTATGTTTCATCTAGCTTGGAACCAAGGAAGAATCTAAGTGATGCAGAGGTTAAGGAAAAGCTGCAATCTAACCCTGATTTTCAATCCATGAAGGCGGTGGGAGAAGGAAGAATCATTAATGTTCCGTTTAATGATGTGAATAATTGTAATGGGCGCGTGATCGACGCAATGAAAAAAATCGCGCAAGGGTTATACCCAGACAAAAATTTATAA
- the argC gene encoding N-acetyl-gamma-glutamyl-phosphate reductase translates to MKVSVIGATGYAGVELLRLLKNHPEAEIVHITSESQTGKPMNEIYTHLNGLYEQNLISMKEIDKIAADSEVIFIGLPHGHAMAVGKALEGKNVKIIDLGADYRFTDTSTYETWYKVEHTHKDAKRVYGLAELYREQIKTASIVGNAGCYTTATILALAPLVKKGLIELNTIVVDAKSGISGAGRSASLNTHFAEMYDNLKAYNVGGHRHTPEIEQALSDFSGEDVVISFTPHLIPMSRGILSTCYATLKKGVTKQAVTDEYQALYKDEYFVRLLGAGAYPQTKNTRGSNFCDIGWHIDERVGRVIVLSAIDNLVKGAAGQAIQNFNILCGFDEKMGLDYVPVYP, encoded by the coding sequence GTGAAAGTGAGTGTTATCGGTGCAACTGGTTATGCAGGTGTGGAATTGCTGCGATTACTTAAAAATCATCCGGAAGCAGAAATTGTGCATATTACATCGGAGAGTCAGACTGGTAAACCGATGAATGAAATATATACGCATTTAAATGGTCTTTATGAACAAAACTTAATCAGTATGAAGGAAATAGATAAAATTGCAGCGGATAGCGAGGTAATCTTTATTGGCTTGCCGCATGGTCATGCGATGGCTGTGGGGAAAGCATTGGAAGGTAAAAATGTAAAGATTATCGATTTAGGAGCTGACTACCGTTTTACAGATACAAGTACTTATGAAACATGGTATAAGGTAGAACATACGCACAAAGATGCAAAAAGAGTGTATGGGCTGGCAGAACTATATCGTGAACAGATTAAAACGGCATCGATTGTTGGCAATGCCGGATGTTATACAACAGCGACTATTTTGGCTTTAGCACCTTTGGTGAAGAAGGGGCTTATTGAGTTAAATACAATTGTTGTTGATGCGAAGTCAGGAATTTCTGGTGCCGGACGCAGTGCGAGCTTGAATACGCATTTTGCAGAGATGTATGATAATTTGAAAGCCTATAATGTTGGCGGACATCGTCATACACCGGAAATTGAGCAAGCTTTATCGGATTTTTCCGGTGAAGATGTTGTCATTAGTTTTACGCCGCATCTGATTCCAATGTCACGTGGTATCTTGAGTACTTGTTATGCAACGTTGAAAAAGGGCGTAACCAAACAAGCAGTGACTGATGAGTATCAAGCGCTTTATAAAGATGAATATTTTGTACGCCTACTAGGGGCTGGTGCATATCCGCAGACAAAAAATACACGCGGTTCTAATTTCTGTGATATTGGCTGGCATATAGATGAACGCGTCGGGCGCGTCATCGTACTTTCTGCCATTGATAATTTGGTTAAAGGGGCGGCAGGTCAGGCGATTCAGAATTTTAATATCCTATGTGGATTTGATGAAAAAATGGGACTGGATTATGTACCGGTATATCCTTAA
- the argJ gene encoding bifunctional glutamate N-acetyltransferase/amino-acid acetyltransferase ArgJ — MFKENNAGVTLAKGFKASGIKAGVKKSGKDDMAVIYTEKPATVAGTFTTNLVAAAPVFVSKEVAKKGTAHAIVVNAGCANACTGEQGMQDAKKMAELTAQELGVEANDVFVASTGIIGQTLPMDKIAAGIKTAVKSLNENGSDAASKAIITTDTFQKACSFSFELGGKTVNIGGIAKGSGMIHPNMATMLCFITTDAAISHEVLQKALSKVVNVSFNMVSVDGDTSTNDMVLVMANGMAENPLITEENAEYQIFADALEKVCVGLAKLVARDGEGATKFLEVNVTGAESFVDAKKVAMSVAKSPLVKTAFFGEDANWGRIICAVGYAGANMVPEKTVVSLGDIIVFDKGMGAGYDEKALKSVMEEHDITVNIQLGLGEEKATVWTCDLSYEYVKINGEYHT; from the coding sequence ATGTTTAAAGAAAACAATGCCGGTGTTACACTGGCGAAGGGCTTTAAAGCCAGCGGGATTAAAGCCGGCGTGAAAAAAAGCGGTAAAGATGATATGGCAGTTATCTATACGGAAAAACCTGCAACTGTTGCGGGAACGTTTACGACAAACTTAGTTGCGGCAGCGCCGGTTTTTGTTTCTAAAGAAGTTGCAAAAAAAGGAACTGCGCATGCAATTGTAGTGAATGCAGGCTGTGCAAATGCTTGTACGGGTGAGCAAGGTATGCAGGATGCAAAAAAAATGGCGGAATTGACAGCACAAGAACTTGGCGTAGAGGCAAACGATGTGTTTGTTGCTTCTACAGGGATTATTGGTCAAACTTTACCGATGGATAAAATTGCAGCAGGGATAAAAACAGCGGTAAAATCGCTAAATGAGAATGGCAGTGATGCTGCAAGTAAGGCGATTATTACAACCGATACATTTCAAAAGGCATGTTCCTTTAGTTTTGAACTCGGCGGCAAAACGGTAAACATTGGTGGGATAGCCAAAGGCTCCGGTATGATTCACCCGAACATGGCAACGATGCTTTGCTTTATTACAACCGATGCTGCAATCAGTCATGAAGTATTGCAGAAAGCACTTTCAAAAGTAGTCAATGTTTCTTTTAATATGGTTTCCGTAGATGGAGATACAAGTACAAATGATATGGTGCTTGTTATGGCAAATGGCATGGCTGAAAATCCACTGATTACTGAAGAAAATGCAGAGTATCAAATTTTTGCGGATGCGCTCGAAAAAGTATGCGTTGGTCTTGCAAAATTGGTAGCACGTGATGGAGAAGGCGCTACCAAATTCTTGGAAGTTAATGTAACAGGTGCAGAGAGTTTTGTCGATGCAAAAAAGGTTGCAATGAGTGTTGCAAAATCTCCGCTTGTGAAAACTGCTTTCTTCGGTGAAGATGCAAACTGGGGCAGAATTATTTGTGCAGTAGGTTATGCCGGTGCAAACATGGTCCCAGAGAAAACAGTTGTATCTTTAGGCGATATCATTGTATTTGATAAAGGTATGGGTGCAGGTTATGACGAAAAAGCATTAAAATCGGTTATGGAAGAACATGATATTACGGTAAATATTCAGCTTGGGTTAGGTGAAGAAAAAGCAACGGTCTGGACTTGCGACTTATCTTATGAATATGTGAAAATTAATGGTGAATACCATACCTGA
- the argB gene encoding acetylglutamate kinase: protein MDFTPADKARILVEALPYIQEFYGKTIVIKYGGNAMVSNELKEQVIQDIVLMKYVGMRPVIVHGGGPDITNFLKKVGKQSEFVSGLRVTDEETVQIAEMVLVGKINTEIVSLLNEAGVKAVGLSGKDAELLKAKKKYAVVHENGTTREVDIGFVGAVEEVNTDILNDLLERNYIPVIAPIGVGEHHESFNINADYVAAEVAGALKAEKLLLLTDIEGIYGDYNDKSTFISTLKQLDARKMIEAGTIAGGMIPKVEACLSSLEAGTGKTHIIDGRQPHSLILEVFTPQGIGTQVVK, encoded by the coding sequence ATGGATTTTACACCAGCGGATAAAGCTAGAATTTTAGTAGAGGCACTGCCTTATATACAAGAGTTTTACGGAAAAACGATTGTGATTAAGTACGGCGGTAATGCAATGGTGAGCAACGAACTCAAAGAACAAGTGATTCAAGATATTGTATTAATGAAGTATGTTGGGATGCGGCCTGTTATTGTGCATGGCGGTGGCCCTGATATCACGAATTTCTTAAAAAAAGTTGGCAAACAAAGTGAATTTGTCAGTGGCTTGCGTGTAACGGATGAGGAAACCGTACAAATCGCTGAAATGGTGCTTGTCGGAAAAATCAATACGGAAATTGTGAGTTTACTCAACGAAGCTGGCGTTAAAGCGGTAGGATTAAGCGGCAAAGATGCAGAACTGTTGAAAGCGAAAAAGAAGTATGCGGTTGTCCATGAAAATGGAACAACCAGAGAAGTCGATATCGGTTTTGTTGGCGCAGTTGAAGAAGTAAATACAGATATTTTAAATGACTTATTAGAACGTAATTATATTCCGGTCATTGCACCAATTGGTGTTGGTGAACATCATGAAAGTTTTAACATCAATGCTGATTATGTTGCCGCGGAAGTTGCCGGTGCATTAAAGGCAGAAAAATTATTGCTGCTTACAGACATCGAAGGAATTTATGGCGATTATAACGATAAAAGCACGTTTATTTCTACGTTAAAACAATTGGATGCGCGTAAAATGATTGAGGCTGGTACAATCGCCGGCGGTATGATTCCAAAGGTAGAGGCTTGTTTAAGTTCTTTAGAAGCCGGTACAGGAAAGACGCATATTATTGATGGACGTCAGCCACATTCTTTAATTTTAGAAGTATTTACGCCACAGGGAATTGGAACGCAAGTTGTAAAATAG
- a CDS encoding acetylornithine transaminase has protein sequence MTNEEIYQKDKDYYMPVFARYQMVIERGEGPYVYDTDGKKYLDYLGGIAVNVLGHAHPALVKAIADQASKVIHCSNLYYTETQANLAEKLVKLSGLGKVFLGNSGAEANEGAIKLARKYAHNIHPDKSEIITAWHGFHGRTLATLTATAQPKYQKGFAPLPADFKYVEYNDIDALAAMMSEKTCAVMLEPIQGEGGVHIPDQAYLKQVRALCDQYGALLILDEIQTGIGRTGTMFAYEQFGVTPDIVTLAKGLAGGVPIGAFIASDKVAAVFHPGDHGSTFGGNPLASAAANVTLDTIASDKLLENAKEIGAYLTAKLKGLQEKYPALITEVRGMGLIIGMQLTKPGRQIVNECLEAGAIINCTAETVLRFVPPLIINKSNVDELIAILDKVLEKNQDL, from the coding sequence ATGACAAATGAAGAAATTTATCAAAAAGACAAAGACTACTATATGCCGGTTTTTGCTAGATATCAAATGGTAATTGAGCGCGGAGAAGGGCCTTATGTGTATGATACGGATGGTAAAAAATACTTAGATTACTTAGGGGGCATTGCTGTTAATGTATTAGGTCATGCACATCCTGCATTGGTCAAGGCAATTGCCGACCAGGCGTCAAAAGTGATTCACTGTTCAAATTTATATTATACAGAAACACAGGCAAACTTAGCTGAAAAACTCGTGAAACTAAGTGGCTTAGGCAAAGTATTTTTAGGCAATTCTGGTGCAGAAGCAAATGAAGGAGCGATTAAACTAGCGCGTAAATATGCGCATAATATCCATCCTGATAAATCAGAAATTATCACGGCTTGGCATGGATTTCATGGTCGTACCCTTGCTACTTTAACAGCAACGGCACAACCGAAATATCAAAAGGGGTTTGCGCCATTGCCGGCAGATTTTAAATACGTAGAATATAATGACATCGATGCACTTGCTGCAATGATGAGCGAAAAAACTTGTGCAGTTATGCTTGAACCGATTCAAGGTGAAGGCGGTGTGCATATTCCTGATCAAGCCTACTTGAAACAGGTGCGTGCGCTTTGTGATCAATATGGTGCATTGCTGATTTTAGATGAAATTCAGACGGGGATTGGCAGAACGGGGACCATGTTTGCCTATGAACAGTTTGGAGTTACACCTGATATCGTAACGCTTGCCAAAGGGTTAGCAGGCGGTGTGCCGATCGGTGCGTTTATCGCATCGGATAAAGTGGCAGCAGTGTTCCATCCAGGCGATCACGGTTCTACATTCGGCGGTAATCCGCTTGCTTCTGCAGCTGCAAATGTCACACTGGATACGATTGCAAGTGATAAGCTGCTAGAGAATGCAAAAGAAATTGGTGCATATTTAACAGCAAAACTTAAAGGTTTACAAGAAAAGTATCCGGCACTGATCACTGAAGTACGCGGTATGGGGCTCATCATTGGTATGCAGCTCACCAAACCGGGACGTCAGATTGTGAACGAATGTTTGGAAGCTGGTGCAATTATTAACTGTACCGCTGAAACTGTACTTCGTTTTGTACCGCCGCTCATTATAAATAAAAGCAATGTCGACGAATTGATTGCAATTTTAGATAAAGTATTAGAAAAAAATCAGGATTTGTAA